In one Amaranthus tricolor cultivar Red isolate AtriRed21 chromosome 8, ASM2621246v1, whole genome shotgun sequence genomic region, the following are encoded:
- the LOC130821396 gene encoding protein CRABS CLAW, whose translation MNINNNMEEKMSMELAPPPEHLCYVRCNFCNTVLAVVIPYKRLMETVTVKCGHCGNVSFLSTRPPLQGQCLDRQITLQGYNFLEKSGGFCNSIDHHINKKVQPSSSSSSASTQPDSPRPFVVKPPEKKHRLPSAYNRFMKEEIQRIKAANPEIAHREAFSTAAKNWARFLPHSPAGSLAGSSKTN comes from the exons ATGAACATAAACAATAACATGGAAGAAAAAATGAGCATGGAGTTAGCACCACCCCCTGAACATCTTTGTTATGTTCGTTGTAACTTCTGCAACACTGTTCTTGcg GTTGTAATTCCATACAAGAGGTTGATGGAGACGGTAACAGTTAAATGTGGGCATTGTGGAAATGTATCTTTTTTGAGCACTAGGCCTCCTCTCCAAGGCCAATGTCTAGACCGCCAAATTACTCTTCAG GGCTATAATTTCTTGGAGAAGTCAGGAGGATTTTGCAATAGCATTGATCATCACATCAACAAGAAAGTCCAACCATCTTCGTCTTCCTCTTCTGCGTCAACTCAGCCTGATTCACCAAGGCCATTTGTTGTTAAAC CTCCAGAGAAGAAGCACAGGCTTCCATCGGCTTACAATAGGTTTATGAA ggaGGAGATACAGCGCATCAAAGCAGCAAATCCGGAAATTGCTCACAGGGAGGCTTTTAGCACTGCCGCTAAGAAT TGGGCAAGGTTTCTTCCGCACTCTCCAGCTGGATCACTTGCAGGGAGCAGCAAAACCAATTAA